In Gouania willdenowi chromosome 15, fGouWil2.1, whole genome shotgun sequence, one DNA window encodes the following:
- the mymx gene encoding uncharacterized protein mymx isoform X5 translates to MSESIVRKVQPFTIGTRLSVPAVPKCQEYTQSYLPNDTLDNCVIQHNLNSLYLSRSQLCARGPCLVSPNVKQPVKHNQEHMAAEDHLNQNVASSSSAMSRSIKKITISGSKDRSETTVRPGVRSPSENNNNNNNISTSTSDSHQPRMVGVSRERLPNSQFKVLLRKDSSDESQAKQEQTWVKLNGKKVIQQDLVPEVQRKDGGLHTQRKASASVTSQSDCITHRISVFNKEVLQAEAWIKGKLQDLKDGCNIQCCPLQDWEEAAQTLQRDLKDFENTLIQLNQMGEQLLCKLNPTSDVVKKQLSHLREQWQSLKQMAANQTKALGGAKNLQEFNKKADKLETWIKEKQEEGQSLVNVLEENVDKMQLTKKMLDLKQDEQLHRNLHEEINSLALKLEKQGKTDGKNISSRRKHINKMWLKVQSHLKNYHENLHLALEVSSFYQQADDILIAMNSMKKTSCASKELDTYGDIRDIASKVMMLDVSVSQVSHLHPALAAGVTQKQKEVKDCWALLQKVYREDADPLTLTREPHCNMGTETNGIMGKEVKEEQNRLKGSVNTIDSESGRQTQRVQNQEEQTARDTPPPGEDGRSSTAEADVRCRSIEKSRKTRAESKPASASPGHPQLQSQLQKFTVSADKTLSWLKDNVSMATQVCSIASSEGLEAAKKCQQALEKEIHINRARIEVVKREGYGLVRAQHPGGTRIEEFLGQLEVLWEELRWRHQRNGAFLKASEELGFRVVMVLQALGNLDAWLESVELSMKESALSVDPKTMSRAERESCLLESEVAARSLELSALREEVDRLHALRHQHTQGLPARMEEVERKYHRVQSALTHQSSELQDTRMLTEFLERVELEESQQLSSSRHSLHQNLQTETCSAPNLLGLHSSNCGGGGGEPTVESMGDPVEELREAVEMLNDTVRERGRSQSHDQAIQALLCKHASLAVRMEELLCNSKELSLDILEKETDMAVQCEPERCGLGALQEKQDHLEIDCEILREEVKEMEEQASQLKKMCPERMHILWAKVQAMLQAERELGQSVTENKSHLKEFVQCQDFFRSYLSMISWTEDTRSSIFSDTALHLGRNGQRPLASELDMQIEQKFEEFDALAATGKNLLDNGHPLTPMSSLFHQKLLQSQQPQAASSCEDTTMTVRDIQPSSPLPGHVEQHNVQQSEDGYEVMNRIGPAGDSPLADIVLLKDNKSPPTGGTVNLILSFGKTGDSQVTVLDPPTRTKEEISEPLHRVSTYLHVKDTNVSVSPVYESISLPRLKGRPAPSASPTFMLPSSIPSSLLPASQTNNVTFHPSTINSTGSIFSSLKRMGKKRKRKRDTRRHTIQKIMGVEDQTDTIPYDTHTWPLKEGRRRKSSIKNDGVKALAYMKNPLLKDIDTDCSGEYCITPYAVSAAGPSTGEVRSHCRFLSLGSVLSFDLPKDMTLIPSIQDIITIAPPESRKGGGADADPLSQRHTILSSFRQTRPTAATNTSPGVQISEQQPSVAQTKQSFDDKCFQHSLKENEDQTVLCNDLPTPHFTLYKDHEQEWDKMSEIPTSAAEKIGNIQLSQQTHAPIYVNQCPTSTPAAQKHMLCPSVHTQIRDLDGHLYHKCLRDKSAREGNQEVHSNQATQMTVNLKSTLSVNVRQDSTDSGISTSSNIKLCSEAPYPDGVYPKAVVGKIVSFEVGGIDCTDSNQNSAQSLAETETEPIQLDHKLFQEVEEELEDIWNQTTKCRESICSDIMYQSDQRDAELTHQSGTATSDSQSGNTSPGLYRNLITASAPNLLVAEFKLPSDIQSLLSYDKGLSPKSVLHPFRGNRRSWAAFPNREPTSKTSMVVNETTSDPVKLPDVGDDQRYIYQYKEDEEEEEEGKVGGKADENTSCLKDQSMSQLSVHMKLDEAHQQRSEDEEQLMTTRERCFSLKPELHSMEGTLERKQKLQLGGKKAFSRGWNCYHAVLFRNTLCFYQQRKDTLRSSACGLPLNLAGSECSPVPDYNKKPNCFRLRLRDGSEYLFNTPSRFMMKKWIMKIQASTGQREFVSPSPVDQQPALSLKPSFCCSHEAPPTSHCSPPKDVTWTFPRNKPLSSSQTKEIVVLTREFSHMTQSDDDEGSLKHTVTQRLSGGLKDICSPPLASCGQDWLSTKRRSHSFTSATFQKIKPVLQTPGGKSPERGSNYCVTLVVGDKSSISPSRSRSSEPPLLATAGWQQDPHHSSPLTYTSLPRPPNKSVFKKIFGKKDF, encoded by the exons GATTTAGTACCTGAAGTGCAGAGGAAAGACGGTGGTctgcacacacaaagaaaagctTCAGCCTCAGTTACATCCCAGAGTGACTGCATCACTCATCGCATCTCGGTCTTCAATAAAGAAGTGTTACAG GCAGAGGCCTGGATTAAAGGAAAGCTGCAAGACTTGAAGGACGGCTGTAATATTCAGTGCTGCCCCCTGCAGGACTGGGAGGAAGCTGCTCAGACGCTTCAGAGAGACCTCAAAGATTTTGAGAACACTCTCATTCAACTCAACCAG atggGTGAACAGTTGCTGTGCAAGTTGAATCCCACTTCTGATGTGGTCAAGAAGCAGCTCAGCCATCTCAGAGAGCAGTGGCAGTCGCTGAAACAGATGGCAGCCAATCAGACGAAGGCGCTCGGTGGAGCCAAGAACCTGCAGGAGTTCAACAAGAAAGCCGACAAACTGGAGACGTGGATCAAAGAAAAG CAGGAAGAAGGGCAGTCTCTGGTCAACGTCTTAGAAGAAAATGTGGACAAAATGCAGTTGACCAAGAAAATGTTGGATCTTAAACAG GATGAGCAGCTACACAGAAACCTCCATGAGGAGATCAACAGCCTGGCTCTTAAACTGGAGAAACAAGGAAAGACAGATGGCAAAAACATCTCCAGCAGGAGGAAACAcatcaataaaat gtggCTGAAGGTCCAGTCTCATCTGAAAAACTACCATGAAAATCTTCATCTGGCTCTGGAAGTTTCGTCATTTTACCAACAGGCTGATGATATACTGATAGCTATGAAttcaatg AAGAAAACAAGCTGTGCATCCAAAGAGCTGGACACTTATGGAGACATTCGGGACATTGCCAGTAAAGTTATG ATGTTAGATGTTAGTGTGTCTCAGGTGTCCCATCTCCATCCCGCCCTGGCTGCTGGTGTcacacagaaacagaaagaaGTGAAGGACTGCTGGGCACTTCTTCAGAAAGTTTACAG GGAAGATGCTGACCCCCTGACTCTGACTAGGGAACCCCACTGCAACATGGGAACGGAGACCAATGGGATCATGGGAAAAGAGGTGAAAGAGGAGCAGAATCGCCTTAAAGGCAGTGTG AACACTATTGACAGTGAGAGTGGAAGGCAAACACAAAGGGTTCAGAATCAGGAGGAGCAAACGGCGAGGGACACCCCTCCACCAGGGGAAGACGGTCGCTCCTCAACCGCAGAGGCCGACGTCAGATGTCGTTCGATAGAAAAGAG CAGAAAGACTAGAGCTGAGTCCAAGCCTGCCAGTGCCTCACCAGGCCACCCACAGCTTCAGTCCCAGCTCCAGAAGTTTACCGTGTCTGCAGACAAG ACTTTGTCCTGGCTCAAAGACAATGTCTCCATGGCTACCCAGGTGTGTTCGATTGCCAGCTCCGAGGGCCTGGAAGCTGCCAAGAAGTGCCAACAAGCCCTTGAAAAAGAAATCCACATCAACAGAGCCAGGATAGAGGTGGTGAAAAGG GAGGGCTACGGACTGGTCCGTGCACAGCACCCTGGTGGCACAAGGATCGAGGAGTTCCTCGGCCAACTTGAAGTCCTGTGGGAAGAACTGAGATGGAGACACCAGAGGAACGGAGCTTTCCTGAAGGCCTCAGAGGAGCTGGGATTTAGG GTTGTTATGGTCCTCCAAGCTCTTGGTAATTTGGATGCCTGGCTGGAGTCTGTGGAGCTCTCTATGAAGGAATCAGCATTGTCCGTCGACCCCAAAACGATGAGCAGGGCTGAGAGAGAAAGTTGTCTGCTGGAGAGTGAGGTGGCCGCTCGTAGCCTGGAGCTCAGCGCCCTGAGGGAGGAAGTGGACCGCCTGCACGCCCTCCGTCACCAGCACACACAGGGGCTACCAGCGCGCATGGAGGAGGTGGAGAGAAA GTACCATCGTGTCCAAAGTGCTCTGACCCACCAAAGTTCAGAACTGCAGGACACGCGCATGCTAACTGAGTTCCTTGAGCGGGTGGAGCTAGAGGAGAGTCAGCAGCTTAGCAGCAGTCGACACAGCCTCCATCAG AATCTTCAGACTGAAACCTGCTCTGCTCCTAATCTTCTGGGGCTCCATAGCAGTAATTGTGGGGGTGGTGGAGGTGAACCTACTGTAGAATCAATGGGGGACCCTGTAGAGGAACTGAGAGAGGCTGTAGAGATGCTGAATGACACCGTGAGGGAAAGAGGCCGATCACAGAGCCATGACCAGGCAATCCAAGCCTTGCTGTGTAAG CATGCCAGCTTGGCTGTTCGCATGGAGGAGCTTTTGTGCAACAGTAAAGAGCTGAGTCTGGACATCCTGGAGAAGGAGACGGATATGGCCGTTCAATGCGAGCCGGAGCGCTGTGGCCTGGGAGCTCTGCAGGAGAAGCAGGACCACCTGGAG ATTGACTGTGAAATTCTCAGAGAGGAGGTAAAGGAGATGGAGGAGCAAGCGTCTCAGTTAAAGAAGATGTGCCCAGAGAGAATGCACATCCTGTGGGCAAAGGTCCAGGCTATGCTGCAGGCTGAGCGTGAGCTGGGACAGAGTGTGACAGAGAACAAATCCCATCTGAAAGAGTTTGTGCAGTGCCAGGACTTCTTCAGGAGCTACCTCTCCATGAT CTCATGGACTGAAGACACCAGATCAAGTATTTTCTCTGACACCGCTTTGCATCTTGGGAGAAACGGACAGAGACCTCTGGCGTCAGAGCTAGATATGCAAATCGAACAAAAATTTGAGGAGTTTGATGCACTTGCAGCCACAGGGAAGAATCTTTTAGACAACGGCCACCCCCTCACACCCATG AGTtcacttttccatcaaaagcTCCTCCAGTCTCAACAGCCCCAAGCAGCCAGCTCTTGTGAAGACACAACAATGACAGTGAGAGACATCCAGCCCTCATCCCCACTGCCCGGACATGTCGAGCAGCACAACGTGCAGCAGTCAGAAGACGGGTATGAGGTCATGAATCGAATCGGACCTGCAGGCGATTCTCCCCTCGCCGACATTGTGCTgctaaaagacaacaaaagccCACCTACGGGAGGCACGGTCAACCTCATCCTTAGCTTTGGTAAAACAGGAGACAGCCAGGTCACGGTGCTGGATCCACCTACCAGGACCAAGGAAGAGATTTCTGAGCCTCTCCATAGG GTAAGTACCTACTTGCATGTGAAGGATACCAACGTGTCAGTGTCCCCCGTGTATGAGAGCATCAGCCTACCCCGTCTAAAAGGTCGCCCTGCGCCCTCAGCCTCCCCCACCTTCATGCTACCCTCCTCTATTCCATCTTCGTTGTTGCCTGCGTCACAGACGAACAATGTAACCTTCCATCCCTCAACAATAAACAGCACCGGCTCCATCTTCAGTAGCCTCAAACGAATGgggaagaagaggaaaaggaaaagagatacCCGCCGGCATACTATTCAAAAAATAATGGGAGTAGAGGATCAAACAGATACAATTCCATACGACACACATACATGGCCGCTAAAGGAAGGTCGAAGGAGGAAGAGTTCGATCAAGAATGATGGCGTGAAAGCTTTGGCCTACATGAAGAATCCATTGCTAAAAGACATTGACACCGACTGTTCTGGAGAGTACTGCATTACTCCATATGCTGTATCAGCAGCCGGGCCCAGCACAGGTGAGGTGAGGAGCCACTGCAGGTTCCTCTCTTTAGGCTCAGTGCTCAGCTTTGACCTACCCAAGGACATGACCCTGATTCCCAGCATTCAGGACATCATCACCATCGCTCCCCCAGAGTCAAGAAAAGGAGGAGGGGCAGATGCAGACCCTCTATCTCAGAGACACACTATCCTGAGCTCATTTAGACAGACTCGACCCACTGCTGCTACAAACACTTCCCCTGGTGTCCAAATATCAGAACAGCAGCCGTCGGTTGCACAAACAAAGCAGTCTTTTGACGACAAATGTTTCCAACACTCTTTGAAGGAAAATGAGGATCAGACTGTCCTATGTAATGACCTACCTACTCCCCATTTTACTCTTTATAAGGACCATGAACAAGAGTGGGACAAAATGTCAGAGATTCCGACGAGTGCAGCTGAGAAGATCGGGAACATTCAGCTTTCCCAGCAGACTCATGCACCAATATATGTAAACCAATGTCCCACTTCCACTCCAGCTGCACAAAAGCACATGTTGTGCCCAAGTGTCCACACACAGATCCGAGACCTGGACGGACATCTGTATCATAAATGCCTTAGGGACAAAAGTGCACGTGAAGGGAATCAGGAAGTTCACTCAAACCAGGCCACTCAAATGACTGTAAATCTAAAGTCAACGTTGAGCGTAAACGTCCGACAGGATTCTACAGATTCTGGTATCTCCACCTCCAGTAACATCAAGCTTTGCTCCGAAGCTCCATATCCTGATGGTGTGTATCCAAAGGCAGTAGTAGGGAAAATTGTATCTTTTGAAGTTGGAGgtattgactgcactgattcCAATCAGAACAGTGCTCAGTCTTTGGCAGAAACAGAAACGGAACCCATTCAGCTTGATCACAAGCTGTTTCAGGAAGTAGAAGAAGAGCTAGAGGACATCTGGAACCAAACAACCAAGTGTAGGGAGAGCATCTGTTCAGACATCATGTACCAGTCAGACCAAAGAGATGCTGAACTCACCCACCAAAGTGGAACGGCCACCAGTGACTCCCAGTCTGGGAATACGTCACCTGGGCTCTACAGGAACTTGATCACAGCCTCAGCTCCAAACCTTCTTGTGGCAGAGTTCAAACTTCCCTCAGACATTCAGAGCCTGCTGAGTTATGACAAAGGACTGAGTCCCAAAAGTGTTCTTCATCCGTTCAGAGGGAACAGGAGGTCATGGGCAGCGTTTCCTAACAGGGAGCCAACCAGCAAGACTTCAATGGTGGTGAACGAGACCACATCAGATCCAGTAAAGCTGCCAGATGTAGGGGACGATCAAAGATACATTTACCAGTATaaagaggatgaggaggaggaagaggagggaaaGGTGGGGGGAAAGGCGGACGAAAACACAAGTTGTTTGAAG GACCAGTCAATGAGTCAACTGTCTGTTCACATGAAACTGGATGAAGCTCATCAGCAAAGATCAGAGGATGAAGAGCAGCTGATGACCACAAGAGAGCGCTGTTTCTCTCTG AAGCCTGAGCTGCACTCTATGGAGGGGACGCTGGAGAGGAAGCAGAAGCTGCAGCTGGGAGGAAAGAAG GCTTTTTCCAGAGGCTGGAACTGCTACCACGCTGTGCTTTTCAGAAACACCTTGTGCTTCTACCAGCAGAGAAAAGACACACTGCGG AGTTCTGCATGTGGCCTACCGCTGAACCTCGCAGGCTCTGAGTGCTCCCCAGTCCCTGactacaacaaaaaacccaactGTTTCAGACTACG gCTTCGTGATGGCTCTGAATATCTGTTTAACACCCCCTCACGTTTTATGATGAAGAAGTGGATAATGAAAATCCAAGCAAGTACAG GACAACGGGAATTTGTGTCACCATCACCAGTGGATCAACAGCCCGCGTTATCTTT GAAGCCGTCCTTCTGCTGTAGCCAtgaggctccgcccacttcCCACTGCTCCCCTCCAAAGGACGTCACCTGGACATTCCCCAGAAACAAACCACTCAGCAGCAGCCAGACTAAAGAAATTGTCGTCCTGACCAGAGAGTTCAGTCACATGACTCAGAGTG ATGACGATGAAGGAAGTTTGAAGCACACGGTGACTCAGCGACTCTCTGGTGGACTCAAAGACATCTGCTCTCCTCCTCTAGCATCCTGTGGTCAGGACTGGCTCAGCACCAAGCGTCGTTCCCACTCTTTTACATCAG CAACCTTCCAGAAGATCAAGCCTGTCCTGCAGACACCTGGAGGAAAATCCCCAGAAAGAGGCTCCAACTACTGTGTAACACTTGTAGTGGGAGACAAGTCATCCATCAGCCCCTCAAGGAGCAGAAGCTCTGAGCCTCCACTGCTGGCCACAGCTGGATGGCAGCAGGACCCCCACCACAGTTCTCCTCTGACCTACACCAGCCTGCCCAGGCCACCAAACAAGTCCGTCTTCAAAAAGATCTTTGGAAAAAAGGATTTCTAA